The Cucurbita pepo subsp. pepo cultivar mu-cu-16 chromosome LG08, ASM280686v2, whole genome shotgun sequence genome contains a region encoding:
- the LOC111799753 gene encoding uncharacterized protein At3g28850-like isoform X1, with the protein MKGRLLKKMKLYPSISSLKQRISLLSDPTEKTCSHLCETPPVFQEQISKNSSSNFRVSLPVVECSNISQHVKDLKDAESELEISVSDRNHPGPFIKSEEILAAKKNSEAPCLSGRITMEPRGWFQVKVDNHEERSSLLDFEERCPPGGSESVIFYSTSLRGIRKTFDKCNGIRFLLESFKVLFMERDVSMHLEFREELWDVLGAKVIPPQLFIKGRYIGGAEQVVALHEQGKLRKLLDGIPLDLANSPCSCCANTRFLVCPSCNGSRKVLKDDHDHDNDNSLYIRCPDCNENGLAKCPICC; encoded by the coding sequence ATGAAGGGAAGGCTGctcaagaaaatgaaactcTACCCTTCCATTAGCTCTTTAAAACAACGCATTTCTCTTCTATCAGACCCCACTGAGAAAACTTGTAGCCATTTATGTGAAACCCCACCAGtttttcaagaacaaatttCCAAGAACAGCAGCAGCAACTTCAGGGTGTCCCTGCCAGTAGTAGAATGTAGCAACATATCCCAACACGTTAAAGATTTGAAAGACGCAGAATCTGAACTCGAGATTAGCGTTAGCGACCGAAACCATCCCGGTCCATTCATAAAATCTGAGGAAATCTTGGCTGCCAAGAAAAATTCGGAGGCTCCATGTCTATCAGGAAGAATCACCATGGAACCAAGGGGTTGGTTCCAAGTGAAGGTAGACAATCATGAAGAACGCTCATCTTTACTAGACTTTGAAGAGAGATGTCCACCAGGAGGAAGCGAATCCGTTATATTTTACTCGACGAGCTTGAGAGGTATTAGGAAAACGTTCGATAAATGTAACGGTATTCGGTTCCTGCTCGAAAGTTTCAAAGTGTTGTTTATGGAGAGAGATGTGTCGATGCACTTGGAATTCAGGGAGGAGCTGTGGGATGTGTTGGGGGCTAAGGTGATCCCTCCACAGCTTTTTATTAAGGGAAGGTACATTGGAGGAGCAGAGCAAGTGGTAGCCCTGCATGAGCAAGGCAAGCTAAGGAAACTGTTGGATGGCATACCATTAGACTTGGCTAATTCTCCATGCTCTTGCTGTGCAAACACCAGGTTTCTGGTGTGCCCAAGCTGCAATGGTAGTCGTAAGGTTCTTAAAGACGACCACGACCACGACAACGACAACAGCTTGTATATTAGATGTCCTGATTGCAATGAAAATGGGTTAGCCAAATGCCCCATTTGCTGCTGA
- the LOC111800955 gene encoding uncharacterized protein LOC111800955 produces the protein MVVKMMKWRPWPPLVSRKYEVRLVVKKLEGLDGVADKGVDKLTVEIKWKGPKMALSPLRRTAVKRNYTKEAYGVDQNGVVQWDEEFHNVCTFSAYKENVFHPWEIVFSAFNGLNQGSTNKVHVVGSAALNLSEHLSVAEQKELELKIPLNPSTNASEGSHVLWISLNLLELRTAQVVSQPVQRSMAAASSPPWSGENVPAEKDEVSALKAGLRKVKIFTEFVSTRKAKKACHEEEGSEGRCSTKSEDGESSYPFDSDSLDDVEEVETDEAKEDTNIRKSFSYGTLAYANYAGGSYYSDMKINGDDENLVYYSNRKSDVGCSSMEDSNASASEQTLPQSSKRGLLPWRKRKLSFRSPKVKGEPLLKKAYGEEGGDDIDHDRRQLSSDESIGLGWQKTEEDSTANRSSVSEFGDDNFAIGAWEQKEIVSRDGHLKLQTQVFFASIDQRSERAAGESACTALVAVIADWFHNSQNLMPIKSQFDSLIRDGSFEWRKLCENEIYREKFPDKHFDLETVVQAEIRPLSVVPRKSFIGFFHPEGVNEARFEFLHGAMSFDNIWDEISHTGSECSDDSEPRVYIVSWNDHFFILKVESDAYYIIDTLGERLYEGCNQAYILKFDDNTTICKMPETSQTSGEKTSNDQQIVAEIVEDKDQQASVLVNVTSEEPMNEKDEVLCRGKQSCKEYIKSFLAAIPIRELQADIKKGLMASTPLHHRLQIELHYTQILQPSDDLKGITRSPDSTLADIAATT, from the exons ATGGttgtgaagatgatgaagTGGCGGCCATGGCCGCCGCTAGTTTCAAGGAAGTACGAGGTTAGGCTTGTCGTTAAGAAACTCGAAGGGCTTGACGGCGTCGCGGATAAGGGGGTTGACAAATTGACAGTAGAAATCAAATGGAAGGGTCCGAAAATGGCTTTGAGTCCATTGAGAAGAACGGCTGTGAAGAGAAATTACACGAAGGAAGCATATGGGGTGGATCAGAACGGCGTGGTTCAGTGGGATGAGGAGTTTCACAACGTTTGTACTTTCTCTGCTTATAAGGAGAATGTGTTTCATCCATGGGAGATCGTTTTCTCTGCCTTCAAT GGCTTAAATCAAGGGTCGACAAACAAAGTTCATGTTGTTGGCTCAGCAGCTCTTAACCTGTCTGAACACCTTTCTGTGGCTGAACAAAAAGAGCTTGAATTGAAGATACCCCTTAATCCATCTACAAATGCATCCGAGGGTAGCCACGTTCTCTGG ATATCGCTGAACTTATTGGAGCTAAGAACGGCTCAAGTTGTATCACAACCTGTACAGAGATCAATGGCTGCAGCCTCATCTCCACCTTGGTCTGGAGAAAATGTCCCAGCAGAAAAGGATGAGGTCTCTGCTCTTAAAGCTGGCCTTAGGAAAGTAAAGATTTTTACGGAGTTTGTGTCGACCCGAAAGGCGAAAAAGGCTTGCCATGAAGAGGAAGGCAGTGAGGGTAGGTGCTCGACTAAGAGTGAGGATGGCGAGTCGAGCTACCCGTTTGACTCTGATTCGCTTGATGACGTTGAGGAAGTGGAAACCGATGAAGCGAAGGAGGATACTAACATTAGGAAGTCCTTCAGTTATGGCACTCTGGCTTATGCAAATTATGCTGGTGGATCATATTACTCTGATATGAAGATCAACGGTGATGACGAAAATTTAGTTTACTATAGTAATCGAAAATCAGATGTCGGGTGTTCGAGCATGGAGGATTCAAATGCATCGGCATCTGAGCAAACTTTGCCACAAAGTTCGAAACGCGGCCTACTTCCGTGGAGGAAGAGAAAGTTAAGTTTTAGATCACCTAAGGTAAAAGGAGAGCCATTGTTGAAGAAGGCTTATGGCGAAGAAGGTGGTGATGACATTGATCACGATCGAAGGCAGCTCAGCTCCGATGAATCTATTGGTCTTGGG TGGCAAAAGACCGAAGAGGATTCAACTGCGAACCGATCATCGGTTTCGGAATTTGGGGACGACAATTTTGCGATTGGCGCTTGGGAAcagaaagaaattgtgagccGTGATGGACATTTGAAGCTACAAACACAGGTCTTCTTTGCTTCTATCGACCAACGGAGTGAGCGGGCAGCTGGTGAAAGTGCTTGTACTGCTCTTGTAGCTGTTATTGCTGATTGGTTTCACAACAGCCAAAATCTCATGCCTATAAAATCTCAGTTCGATAGTTTGATTCGAGATGGCTCGTTCGAGTGGAGGAAACTCTgcgaaaatgaaatatatcgCGAAAAATTCCCAGACAAGCATTTTGATCTCGAAACCGTTGTCCAAGCCGAAATCCGACCCCTTTCTGTGGTTCCAAGGAAGTCGTTCATTGGTTTTTTCCATCCAGAAGGCGTAAATGAGGCGAGGTTTGAATTTTTGCACGGTGCCATGTCCTTTGATAACATATGGGATGAGATTAGCCATACTGGGTCGGAATGTTCAGACGACAGTGAACCGCGAGTTTATATTGTCAGTTGGAACGACCATTTCTTTATTCTCAAGGTCGAATCCGACGCGTACTACATCATCGACACATTAGGGGAGAGACTCTATGAAGGATGCAATCAAGCCTACATCTTGAAGTTCGACGACAACACTACGATCTGTAAAATGCCTGAAACTAGCCAAACATCAGGCGAAAAAACGTCCAATGATCAGCAGATTGTTGCAGAAATAGTCGAAGACAAAGATCAACAGGCGAGCGTATTGGTGAACGTAACTTCAGAAGAACCAATGAATGAGAAAGACGAAGTCTTATGTCGTGGGAAACAATCCTGTAAAGAATACATCAAGAGCTTCTTGGCTGCTATCCCGATTCGGGAACTGCAAGCCGATATCAAGAAGGGTCTAATGGCATCAACCCCGCTTCACCATCGACTCCAGATCGAGCTGCACTACACCCAGATTTTGCAACCTTCGGACGATCTCAAAGGCATAACACGAAGCCCAGATTCGACGCTAGCAGACATTGCTGCTACTACGTAA
- the LOC111799753 gene encoding uncharacterized protein LOC111799753 isoform X2, whose amino-acid sequence MEPSLLMKLIFSFLLWLSFVPQFFATRVHLCDETAKYDIMVKGVEISPSPIVRGHPTNMTLNLIIGKPIIAGKMVVDILYFGWHVYSDSYDICVETSCPYTSGDFALAPFQTPLAFFVPGSYHMQITIIDGHDNKLTCFGFDYELVIESLFGHS is encoded by the exons ATGGAACCCTCTCTTCTGATGAAgctgattttttcatttcttctttggCTAAGCTTTGTTCCACAGTTCTTCGCCACTCGAGTTCATCTCTGCG ATGAGACAGCTAAGTATGATATCATGGTGAAAGGAGTAGAGATATCTCCCAGCCCCATAGTTAGGGGTCACCCAACAAATATGACCTTAAATCTAATCATAG GTAAGCCAATCATTGCAGGAAAAATGGTTgttgatattttatatttcggATGGCACGTATATAGTGACAGCTATGACATTTGTGTTGAGACGTCCTGCCCTTATACGTCTGGTGATTTTGCACTTGCCCCATTTCAAACGCCTCTGGCATTCTTTGTACCT GGTTCATATCATATGCAGATAACCATTATTGATGGACATGATAATAAACTAACATGTTTTGGCTTTGATTATGAACTGGTGATTGAATCACTATTCGGACATAGCTAA